CGATGCGATCGACGAACTGCTGTACCGCCACCAGCATCTCAAACGACACTGGGCCCTGGGCCGCACGCAGCGCTTCTTCGATCATCTCGATCGGAAGATTCTCTAATCGAAGGGCGATGCGATTGGTCATGTTCGGCCGTCGGGTTAAGTGGATGATGATGGAATCGTCAGGGGGCGAGGCCCCTACGATCAATCGGAAACTGCGTGGTGCGGATTGAACGATTCGCCACGCTGCCACGAACTTGCGTCATAAATTCGCCCTGCAGGCAGGCACATCGTGACGACCAGCCAACGCGGTACGGTTGTGAGGATTGCGCACCTGCGCGCTGACTGCATGCCGCGACGCAGGCAGCTATACTGGCCCTGCCCGCGAAATCCCCGCCTCGATTGCTGCCATGCTGTCGCCCCCTGCCGCTAGCTGCCAGACTGTCGCTCGGAACGCCGCGCCGCGGGCCTGCGGCCGGTGCCTGCCGATGCTTGCCGCGACGGGGCGAGTCTGCCGATCGGGCCTCTCCTCTCTGCCAATAGCGTCACCACTCTGAACGGGTGCGAAGGATGAACGAATTGCTGCGATGCGTGCTTCGGTGGTCGATTGGGCCGAACAACCCCGCGGTGGCCGCCGCGTGCCTACTGGCGCTGGTGATCGGACCCACTGCACGCGCCAGCGAAGAGTGGCCGCAGTTTCGCGGTCCCGGCGGCCAGGGCCACGCCGAGGCGCACGACCTGCCGGTCCACTGGACCGACAACGAAAACGTCACCTGGAAGACCTTGTTGGTGAGCCTCGGCTGGTCTTCGCCCGTCATCAGCGGAGACCAGATCTGGCTGAGCGCGTCGGCCGAGCAAGGCCACCTGCTCGAAGCCATCTGCATCGCACGAAGTTCCGGCAAGATTCTCCGCCGCGTCGAACTGTTCCGCCCGGCCGAGCTGCCGCCGATCAATGCCAAGAACAGCTATGCCTCGCCCACGCCGGTCCTCGCGGACGATCGGCTCTATGTGCACTTCGGCACGCTCGGCACGGCCTGCGTCGACACGACCACAGGCAACGTGTTGTGGCGCAACGAAGAGCTCAAGCTCGATCACAAGGAAGGGCCCGGCAGCTCGCCAATCGTCTGGCACGACCTACTCATCATCCCTTGCGACGGGATCGACGTGCAGTTCATCGTGGCGCTCGACAAGCACACCGGGCGGATCGCGTGGAAGCTCGATCGGCCGGGCCCCTTCGACGAAAATCCCGATCTCCGCAAGGCCTATTGCACGCCGCTGATCATCGAATCGGCCGGGCGCACGCAGCTTTTGACCCCCGGCGCGGATCACTTGCTGTCGCTCGATCCGGCCACGGGCAAGATTCTCTGGCAGGTCGGCTACAAGGGGTTTTCCAACGTGCCGCGGCCGTTGTATGGCCTGGACCTGGTGTTCTTCTGCACCGGGTACATGAAGCCCGAACTGTGGGCCGTGCGGCCCGACGGCGCCGGCGACGTGACCGAAACCCACGTGGCCTGGAAGACGACCAGGCAGGTGCCGGCGAATCCTTCGCCGGTGCTGGTCGGCGAGCGCATTTACATGGTGAGCGATCAGGGGGTCGCGACCTGCCTCGACGCTCGGAGCGGCACCGAGGTCTGGAAACACCGCCTCGGCGGCAACTTCAGTGCCTCGCCCGTCTATGCCGACGGCAAGCTCTTTTTCTGCAGCGAGGAGGGCGAAACGCACGTGCTCGCCCCGGGCGATCGCTTCGAGCTGCTGGGCAAGAACCAGCTTCAAGGCAAGCTGCTGGCGTCGCCGGCAATCGTCGGCCGCGAGATTTACCTGCGGACCGATCAGCGGCTCTACCGCATCGAGGCAGCCAACAAACCGGCCGCAGTTTCCGCGGCCGAATAGAGCCGCCAAGAGCTGCTCGTCAGCACCGGGTGTGACTGAGCGCAGCCACCTCGAGGGCCATCGCGCGCCCTGCCCGGGCCTGGCGCGGGCGGTGCTTCTGCAGGCCGTTCACTGCCGCGGCAGCGAACAAGACGCGGGCCTAGTGGTCGCGCTGATACCCGTCTTTGACGAGGATATCACTGCACAAGGCCAACACCGTGAGCACAGCCAGGCTCAACACGAGGTGGATCAGATGAACCGGCATGGCAGCGTTTCCTTACGTGGCGCCGGTATCGAGGGCCGAAGCAAGCGTCCGGCCACATACTCCAGCATTGAAGGCAATCGGCGCGCGCAGCGAGCGAACTGACGTTCGTTTTGCCTGCTGCACTTGAGAGATTCATTCGCGCCATAGCCCCTAGTCGCTCAACTCAACCGTCGGTGGCGAGGTGCGCGCCGCCACCGACGTTGCGCGCAACAAAAGTGCGTATATGGCTTGAAAACACGACAAAAACACTGGTCTTTATCGGCTTCAAAAACAAATTCGGGGCAAACAAATGATTGACATATGTACACTATTTCGATATCCTCGCCGCCCGTGGCTGATTTCACGACTTGGATGAGCGTTTGACTTCCGTTATTGCCCTTTCTTGTGGCTCGCGTCGCGACTTCGGGCAGATCGCGCGCGTTCATCTCCGTGGGCGACGGAGTTGGGGCCACAAGGGGCCGCTTGGCCGGTCGATGGCTCAAGTTTGAGGTGTTGAGGGAGTACCGTCTTATGTTGTCGCCCGAATTGGTATTAGAAATCCGGCGCCTGCTTGCCGAGGGCCGGTTGTCGCAACGAAAAATCGCGAAGCAACTTGGTGTCAGCAGGGCCACGGTCGGGGCGATCGCCAGTGGCAAACGCCCCGATTATGCCCCCAGATTGCCGCGCGAGGACGAACCCTTGCGCCCGACAGGCCCCCCGCGCCGCTGCCCGCGCTGCGGGGGTATGGTGTACTTGCCCTGCCGCCTGTGCCAGGTGCGCGACATCAAGCAACGCGACCGCGATCGCAGCCGCGTGCGAAGAATGATCGCGGCCGGCGATTTCCCTCCGCGCTGCCACCCGGGAAAGTAGACCAGCGTGGCGGTCGCAAGCAGCACCTCAGCGCTGTGGCGCCTTCAACGAGCCCAACGCGTCCAGTGCTCGTCCTCGGGCCACCGCATGATCCACCAGCGGCCGCGGATAATCGCGCCCCAACTCGATGCCGGCGGACTGTAACACCTCGTCCGGAGCCTCGTGGGGACGGTGAATCCACTCGGCCGGAAGCCGCGCAAGCTCGGGCACCCAGCGGCGCACGTAGCCACCCTGTGGATCGAATTTTTCACCTTGTGCGGTCGGGTTGAAGATCCGGAAGTAGGGCGCGGCATCGGCCCCACAACCGGCCGTCCATTGCCAGCCGAGCGTGTTGTTCGCCAGGTCGGCGTCGACGAGCGTGTCCCAGAACCAGCGTGCACCTTGTCGCCAGGTAATCAGCAGGTGCTTGACCAGGAACGAGGCGACGACCATCCGGACCCGATTGTGCATCCAACCGGTGTGCCAAAGCTGCCGCATCCCCGCGTCGACCAGGGGGTAACCCGTGCGGCCGCGCTGCCAGGCCCGCAGCTCGGGGGCATCGGCCAACCAGGGAAATTCGGCAAACTCCAGGCGCAGCGGCTCTTCGGCGGTTTGGGGAAAGTAATACAGGAGATGGTGGGCGAAATCGCGCCAGACGAGTTGGCGCAAATAGCCCTCGACCACCGCGTCGCGCGCGCCCGGCTTGTTGCCGGCGACCGCCTCGACGCGATGCCAAATCTGCCTTGGACCAATCTCGCCAAAGTGCAGATGCGGCGAAAGCTGCGATACGCCGTCACGATCCGGTCGGTCGCGCATGTCCGCATACTGGGTCGCTTGCGAGAGAAAGTCCTCAAGCCTGCGTTGCGCGCCGGCCTCGCCCGGCGACCAGGTACTTCGCATGCCGGCGGCCCAGTCGATGCGCGGCTCCAACTGCAGGTCTTCGAGAGCGATGCTCGCCAGTGCCCGATCGACGCTGGGCAGCCTGGTGGGCGCTGGCTCCGGCTCGCCAAACTCGCCCCGCTTCAAGAGCGCCCGCCAAAACGGCGTGAACACTCGGTACGGTTCGCCGGACGCCTTCGTGTTTTCCCAAGGCTCGCGGAGAAGTGAGGCATTGAAGCTGGAGACCGCGATCCCAGCGCCGCTGAGCGACGCCTTGATCGAAGCATCACGCGCCACGACAGCCGGCTCGTAGCGCCGGTTCCAAAACACATGTTTGGCGCCCGTCTCGCGTAACAGGCGCTCGAGAGCGTCGCCGCTCGGACCGCGGCGAATGATCAACCGGGAACCGCGCGCGCGGAGCTCGCGATCGAGCGCCGCGAGCGACTGATGCAGCCACCACCGACTCGCCGCGCCCGGTGGCCAGGCGCCTTCTTCCTCGGGCTGCCAGATGAACACCGGCACCAGACCCCTGCCTCGAGCCAGCGCCGCGTTCAGCGCCGGGTTATCGGCGAGCCGCAGGTCGTGACGAAACCAGAGCAGGCTCGCCGCGGTCACCATGATTCACTCCGCGAATTGGGCCAATCGCCCTTCTGCGGCGTACGCGCGCAGCTTGTTGAGGGCCCGCATCTCCAGTTGCCGCACCCGTTCCTTGCAGACGCCCAGCCGGCGGGCGATCTCCTGCAAGGTGTTCGGCCCCTCGGTCGGATGCATGCCGAATCGGGCCGCGAGAATCTCGCGTTCGCGCGGATCGAGCCGTTCGAGCAATCCCCCCATGACGGCTTCCAGCCGGGACTGGCGTTCGAGCGCTACCCGCGCATCCGTGCGAGAATCCTCAGCCTGTTCGAGCACGCCTTCCTCGGCCAAGAGTTGCTTGCTGCGCCGGCGCCGGCGAACCGCGACCCCGCGGGCAAAGTTGTAGCGGATAGCCCACGTCGCGTACGTGCTGAAGCGATACCCCCGGGCATAGTCGAATTTCTCGATCGCCATAATCAGCGACAGGTTCCCGTCGCTCACCAGGTCGGGCAGCACGTTGTCGAGGTCGACGAACCGCTTGGCAATCGAAACCACCAGGCGCAGATTCGATCGCACCAGGTGATTGCGCACCGTGGTGGCCGCAGCCAGCAAGCGCTCGACGCGCGCCAACAGCCCTTCGTCGGCCTGTTCCGGATCGAGGCGCCCACGGAGCTGCGCCGCGAGGTACTTCCAGAAGTTCAACCGGCGGAACAGCTCGCGCTCCTCGGCCGGCGCGAGCAACTTCGAGCCGTAGAGCGGAACCAAGTAGGCGGGAACACCTGCCGGCGACACTTCCGTGTCGGCGACCTCGTCTGCGGCGCAGACTGGCTCGTCTCGGTCAGGCGTGAGATCGCCGCACGGATTCGCGAGCTGTCGATCGCTGGCCAGTGGATCATGGACGAGCCGTTCGAACTCGGAGTTCGCGATGTAGTCGATCGGCAGGGCCAGCACGCGGCGCAGCCGCAGGCGGATTTGCGATTCTTGTTCGAGCGACACGGCCAGCGGCGCCGTTTGGACCGGAGCCTTGGGCCGCCTGGTTCGCCGCGGATTGCGTACGGACGGGGCGGGATTCTCGACCGGCCGCCTGCGTGGAGTTGCGTGGTTCGTCCCCGATTTGCCGAGAACTGCGACGGCCATATTTCACCTCGCTCGACACAAAAATTCGTTCAAATCGTTCAGACCCGATTGTTGCGTCCCGCTCGGGCCGCGTCAACCGGATTCGTTCAAAACATTCGCATGAAAGTCGCGGGTGGTTGCAGAATCTGACAATAATTCTCCGGAATACCAAAACTTCCGGCCCGATTGGACGTTTGCCGTCCGCGACCTAAAATCAATCAAAACGTTCACCTGCCGGCACTTTCGACATGAAATCTCTGCTCACTCCCAAACAGGTTGCCCAGGCGATCGGTGTCAGCGAGTCTTCGCTCAAACGCTGGTGCGACAAGGGGTTGCTGCCGACCACTCGCACCGCGGGGGGCCATCGCCGCATCCCGATGGCCGATGTCGTGCAGTTCCTGCGCACGGCGAAGGAGCCGCTCGTGCGACCCGAGCTGCTCGGCCTCCCCTCGCAGACCGGGCAGGGGAAGCTCGTCATTTCACGAGCCGTCGAGCAATTTCAGGCGGCCCTGCTCGCCGGAGACGAAGACCAGGCCCGACGGATCGTCTTCGACCTTTACCTGGGCGAGAGCCTGGCCTACGAGATTTGCGACTCGGTCATTGCCCCGGCTTTTCGAGCCATCGGCGACGGCTGGGAACACGGACAGCTGCACGTCTACGAAGAGCGGCGCGCGTGCGAAATCTGCCAGCGGGTGTTGTACGAACTGCGCGGGATGCTGCCGCGCGTGGCCGAGGACGCGCCGCGCGCGATCGGCGGAACGCTCGAGGGCGATACTTATCGGCTGCCGACAGCCGTCGTCGAGATCGCGCTGCGCGAAGCCGGCTGGCAGGCGGAATCGTACGGCGTCGAGTTGCCGCTGGAGACGATCGCCGCGGCCATCGAAAAAGTCCGTCCAAAACTGGTCTGGATCAGCGTTTCCGGCGTGGTCTCCGATCAAGACTTTGTGGCCCGGTACCGGCGCCTCTTTCAATGCGCGCGCCTGCACGGCGCGGCCGTCGTTATCGGGGGACGCGAACTCACGCCGCAGTTACGCAACCAGATCGAGTATGCCGCTTATTGCGACAACCTGCGTCACCTCGTGGCCTTTGTCGAAGCTCTGCGCAAGAACTGATCGACTGCCAATGGGCGACTAATCTCAGCCGGCTACACTCCCGCCGGGCAAACAAATGTTTGCGCTACGTGTGGCCCGGGCCGTGCCTAACGGCGCGGCACCAGCGGAGACTCAACCATCGTAGATGGTTCGACCGCGAACTCGGAATGCCGCTAGCAGCCGGACGGCCGCACAAAAAACGCGGAGCCGCAACTAACTTGATGGACGCACCTTGCGCCCGCGTGGGAGATTTGCCCGCGACAACGGTGCTTCGGCTGGCGCGACATTTGCGAAGGTGAGTGCCGGCGCGCCGCAGGACGCACGCGCGTCGGGGCTGGTTGATGCCAACGTTTTTCGCAGAGCAGAAAGAGATCATGAATCACGGCTTTTTGATTGACATGGATGGCGTAGTCTACCGGGGTAATCAGATCATCCCCGGCGCCGATCGCTTCGTCGCCAAGCTCCTCGAGCTCGATATCCCCTTTACGTTTCTGACGAACAACAGCCAGCGCACTCGGCGCGATGTGGTGATCAAGCTGGGCCGCATGGGAATCCACGTGGCCGAGCAGCACATCTTCACCTGCGCCATGGCGACTGCCCGATTCCTGGCCCAGCAGAAGCCCGGCGGCACGGCCTTCGTCATCGGTGAAGGCGGCCTGCTGAACGCGCTGCACAGCAACGGCTACGCCATCGTCGACCACGATCCCGACTACGTCGTCGTGGGCGAAGGGCGCACGTTCAATTTCGAGATGGTCGAGGCCGCGGTGCGGATGATCCAAGACGGCGCCAAGCTGATCGCCACGAACCTCGATCCGAATTGCCCCACGCAACACGGGCTGCGCCCCGGCTGTGGTGCCATCGTCGCGATGCTCGAAACGGCCACGGGCCTGAAGGCGTTTGGCGTGGGCAAGCCCAACCCGGTGATGATGCGCGCCGCGCGCAAGGAGCTGGGGCTCGCCACCGCCGAAACGACCATCGTCGGCGACACGATGGAAACCGACATCCTGGGCGGCGTGCAGATGGGCTATCGCACAGTGCTCGTGCTCTCGGGCGGCACCCGACTCGAGGACCTGGCTCGCTTCGCCTATCGCCCCGATATCGTCGTCGACTCGCTGCTCGACCTTTGCGACTCGGATTTTTTGCTCGAATCGTGCGGGGTCCGGGCCTGAACCGCACGTAGCTGTCCAAGTTCGTCCACGACGCCGCTGGCCTTGGGCAGCCGGCTGTTCCGAACCCACCCCGGAGCGGCCGGCTGCCCTGTTTCTTTCCCAAGGTACCGGCCTTTTGCCCGGAAAAACGCGCATTCCGCATTGCCGGCTGGTACAACGTAACCTTAGGCATGGCAAGCTGAACAAGGTGAAGCGGTTATGCCAAGTTGAGTGGCCGCCGGCGCGGAACCCGGTGGGCTCTCGTCACTCCGTTTTCTCGAGGGAGCAGTTTATGCGCATCCGACCGCACTCATGGCACGCGCTCGCCTGGCTCGTTGTGGCGACGGTTCTGCTCGGAGGGCCAGTCGCCGCGACCCGGGCCGACGAAGAAGCCAAGAAGACCGAGGAGAAAGACAAGCCGGCCGAAGAGGCCAAGCCGGCAGAGACCCCCGACAAGTTCCCCAAGTGGGACACCGTCACCAAGGATCATAAGAAGCTCGAAGGCCTGTTCACGCTGTATTACAACGCCGACGAGCAGTCGCTGCTGCTCGAGTTGCGGCCCGACCAGCTCGACAAGGACATCCTGTTCCCGATTTCAGTGGCCCGCGGTGCCGGATCGCTGGTGCTCGGCGGCGATACGCTCAATTTCGGCAACCAGTGGGTGCTGGCGTTCCGCCGTGCCGCCGAGCGGATTCTCGTCGTACGGCGCAACGTGCAATACCGCGCCGCCGGCGGCAGCCCGCAGGCCGACGCCGTCAAGGTGAGCTACAACGACAGCGTCATCTCGGCATTGCCGATCAAGTCGCAGCGTTCGCCCGGCGGTCCCGTCCTCATCGACCTGGCCGACTTGTTGATGACCGACCTGGCCGATATGGGCTTTCAACCGGACCGTTCGCGGAGCACCTGGTACAACGTCAAGGTGTTTCCGGACAACGTCGAGATCGAAGTCAGCTCGGTGTTCAGCCTGGGCTTTTTTGGCTTCTTCGGCTTTTTCTTCGGCTTCGACGACGTGCCTGATGCGCGCGGCGTGCAGGTCGTGATGCACTACGGCATGTCGATGGTGCCGGAAGACAAGGGCTACCAGCCGCGCGTCGCCGACGATCGGGTGGGCCACTTCCTGAGCGTGATCAAGGACTTCTCGAAGGACGTCAATGACACGCCCTTTGTGCGGTACGTCACGCGCTGGCAGCTCGAAAAGAGCGATCCCAGCGCCGACAAGTCGCCGCCCAAGACGCCAATCATCTTCTGGATCGAGCGGACGGTGCCGCGCGAGTATCGCCCCTACGTCCAGTCGGGCATCCTCGAGTGGAACAAGGCCTTCGAGAAGATCGGCTTTGTCGACGCCATCCAGGTCCGCGATCAGCAGTCGAACGACGATTTCCAGCCTGAAGACATTCGCTACAACGCCTTCCGCTGGATCGCCACCGGCGCCGGGTTCGCCATGGGGCCGTCGCGGACCAATCCCCACACCGGGCAGATTCTCGATGCCGACATCATCTTCGACGAATCGATGGTGCGCTACTGGCGCAGCGAATACCTGACCACCGTCGGGCTGCCGGCGGGCCTGGCGGCCCTGCGCGGCGCGAACCCGCGGGCCTGGTACCGGCAACACGCGGGCGATCTGCCGTGGGTCATCCTCGCCGAACCCCAATTGGCCAAGTTGGCCCAGGACAAGTCGGCGATGGACGCGCTGCTGGCCCGCAATCAGCTCGGGCTGCCGGCGCCGCGTAGCGTGGCGGGCTGCTGCAGCGCCGACGAGCGCTGCCGGCTGGGCCAGGGCATGCACCGCCAGTTGAGCCTGTTGGCCGCCGTGTTGATGGCCGAAGGCCAGATCGAGCCGGGCGGCAAAGTACCGCTGGAATATATCGGCCAGGCGATCAAGGAAGTGACCATGCACGAGGTCGGGCACACGCTCGGCTTGCGCCACAACTTCAAGGCCAGCTCGATCGTCAAGCTGGCCGACGCCCACAACACCGAGCTCACTTCGGCCAAGGGCCTGGGCGGTTCGGTGATGGACTATCTACCGGCCAATTTCGCCGTTGGCGGCCAGAAGCAAGGCCATTACTTCTCGCCGACGATCGGTCCGTACGACTACTGGGCGATCGAGTACGCCTACAAGCCGATCAGCGGCGACGAAGCGGCCGAGCTGAAGAAGATCGCCTCGCGGGTGGCCGAGGAAGACCTGACCTTTGCCACCGACGACGATTTCGCCAGCCCCGATCCGCGGATCAACCTGTTCGACCTGGGCGATCCGCTCGACTATGCCCAGCAGCGCGTGCAGTTGGTCGAAGAGCGGCTCAAGGGATTGGCCGAGCGCGTCGTGGCCGAGGGCGAAGGTTGGCAACGCGCCCGCCAGGCGGTGTACATGCTGCTGAGCGAGCTCTCCAGCGCCGGCTATCTTGCGTCGTCCTACATCGGTGGCGAATACACCAACCGCGACCATCGGGGCGATCCGAACGGCCGCACGCCGTTCGAGCCGATTCCCGTGGCGAAACAACGCGAGGCGATCAAGTTTCTGCAGGAGCACGTGCTGAACGTCGATGCCAAGGCGTTCTCGCCCGACTTGCTACGCCGTCTGGCTCCAGAGTTCTGGTCGCATTGGGGCGAATACGGCGGCGCCGAGCCGAGCGTCGAGCTGCGCTATGTGCTGTCCAGAATCCAGAGCCGCATCGTCACCCGGATGCTCGACGGTTACGTGCTGACGACGGTACAGGAAGTCGAAAATCACGCGGCACCCGACCAGGAAATCCTGCGCTTGCCCGAGGTATTCGACGCCATCGATCAGGCCGTGTGGAGCGATTTGCCTGCCGAAGCTCCCGCTGCCGAGCAGGCCGTCAACATCGCGGCCTTGCGTCGCGACTTGCAACGCGCCCACATTCGCAAGCTGGGGACGATGGTCCTGGGGCCCAAGAGCTCGTTCGGCGACTTCTACGGCGGAATGCTCTACTACTTTGAATCGCCGGCGCCACCCGATGCGCGCAGCCTGGCCCGCCTGCATCTCAAGCGGCTTGGCGAACGGATCAAGAATACCGTCGGTAGCCCAGCCAAGCTCGACGACCTGACGCGTGCGCACCTGGAAGAGATCGACGAGCAGATCACGCAGGTGCTCGCCGCATCGCTCGAAGTGAACGAACTGTAAGACGCGCAGCCAGACCGATGGAATCCAGCTACTGGGGTCGCGAAGCGGCGTGCGGTTCGTACGCCGCTTCGACGACCTCGGCCTGTCCGTCGCCGAGCTTGTCACGCTCCGGCCTGCGGCCGGTCACATGTCCGACGACCGCGCCGGCGATCGTCGCCGCGCCCTGCGCCGGCGCGAACAGCGCGCCGACCTCGCCGCCGACCTCGGTGCCCAACTGCGGGTCCAAGATGCACCGCGCCTCGGCCAACTCGGCCTTGCGCCCCTGCGAGCGCAGATAGGAGTAGACGTCCTGCTTGTTGCGCGTCTCGTGCCACAGCCCCGCGATCGGGAGCGATTGCACGGTGGCATAGCCGCCGGGGCGCTGGTGACCGTGCACGTCGTGAGCATAAGCGGCCTGTTCGAGTGCCAGCGCCGGCACGTCGGAATAGATGCTGACCGTGTCAGTATATGGATTGTACGCGTCCCGGCCGAAGATCCGGCCGGGCAGGATCGTGTAGCCCAACGTGTAGACTGCGCCCACCGTATAGCGCCAGCCCGCGCCGACGCGGGTATTGTGATGCAGGCGGCGCCATTCACCGAACGGATCGTATTGATTGACCCTGACCAGCACACCGTCGACGTGGTGCTCGCCCAGGTACTCGACCGCGGCGTTGGTCGTCTCGGGCGAGACGTCGTGATTGCTGACGCGCCGATCCCAGAGCAGGAGTTTTCCGGGAATGCCCACGACCCAGCCGGCGGCATCGACAACCGGTCGTTGCTGACCTTCCTCGACGCCGACCGCCGAGACACCCGGAGTGATTTCGCCCGCGCGGATCGCGGCGTGATGACCGGCGGCCAGGACGACGGCCGTCAAGAGGCAGATCGCTTTGACCAGTTGACGACGAACCGAAGAACGGCCGACGTTCACGACAGAGCCTCCTTGCTGGCTGCAAGCATTTCGCGTGGCGCACTGCCCCACGTCGACGCGCAGCACCTGTTTCGGCAATCGCTTACCTCAAGCTATAAGGTATTCGCACGCGAGTTCGCGGCGCCGGCGGTCGCAGGCCTTCACACCGCTTCGACCCTTGGGCAATCGGGGGCTTTGGACTAAGTTCTAAACGCATCAACGGTCCAGGGTTTTCGCAATGACGCTTGTCGACATCGAGCGCCTGAACGCCGCCCAGGCGGACGATCTGTGGAACCTTTATCAGCAAGTCTGGTGGACGCGCGAACGCACCCCCCAGCAGATCCAGGCGATGCTGGCGCGCAACGAATTGGTGTTCGGCGTTGCCGAGGCCGACACCGGTCGTCTCGTCGCGTTTGCCCGCGCGATCAGCGACTACGTCTTCAAGGCCTTGGTGCTCGACGTGATCGTCGACGAGCCCTTGCGCACCCAGGGACTCGGCCGGCGGATCATCGATCGCATCGTGCACGATCCGCGTTTGGCGCAGGTCGTGCACATCGAGTTGTACTGCCGGCCCGACCTGGTGCCGTTCTATGCCCAGTGGGGTTTTACGGACGATCTGGGCGGGCTGGTGCTCTTGCGTCGCCGCCGGCCTCTTTGATGCCGTCGCTGCCGATCACCAGCCGTGCCAGCCAGGATCGCGGCAGATCGCCCACCAGCACGCGCTGCGGCGCGCCACGCTCGGCCAGGACCGCCTCGGCGGCGAGATAGCCGCTGCGCACCGCGCCCTCCATCGTCGCGGGCCAGCCGGTCGCGGTCCAATCACCCGCCAGGAACAATCCGGGCACGCCGGTCGCCTGCGCCGGACGCCAGGCGTCGGTTCCCGGGAGCACGCTAAACACCGCGTGTTGCTCGGTGACCATGCGCCAGCGAAGCAACCGCGCCAAGCGGGCCGCGGGAAACACGGCTTCCAGATCGGCGCGGACCTCTGCAATTACTACTTCGCGCGGCCTGCCGGCCAGCTCGCGCGAAGCACTGATCACAACCTGGTAATAGTGCTCATCGGGGCCCGCGGATTCGGCCGGACGCGTCGTACCGCGGGCAAACATCCACTGGCTCAGCCGGCCCACGAGCACCGCGTGAGGCAGCTCGCTGATCGGCCGGTCAAACCACAAGTGCACGCCCGTGATCGGCGCCGACTCGATGCGGTCGAGCGCTTGCAGCGCTGGCAAGGCCGCCAGCGTTTCCGCGTTCAGCAGCTCGCGGCAGCGCCGCCAGGACACGGCGCAAATCACGCCTGCGGCGTCGAGCTTTCGACCGCCGTCGAGCAGCACACCGGTGGCCCGGCCGGACTCGACAACCAGGCTTTCGACCGGCGCTGCCGTGCAAATCTCGACGCCCAATTCGCGAAGCCTGGCTTCGAGGCGCGATCCATAGAGTTCGCCCAATGGCACGCGCGGCACGGTCAGCTCGTAGGCCTCGCGCGCCGCGAAGAAGCCGTCGACAAACACCTTGCGTGCGTGCGCCAGCGCCACGCGGTCGAGCGATTCGCTGAGCGCACTGACGATCACCGGGGTCCAGAAACGATCGATCGACCGCGCAGTCTGCCCGTGTTCGAGCAGCCACTGTGCCAACGTCGGCGCGGCCGGGTCGTTCGCACTCGAGCGACTCCGTGCGAGCTGCAGTAACGCACGAACCACGCCCAACCGCTCGCGGACCGACAGGTAGCCGAGCCCCAGCAACGAGCCGGCCAGATGCAGCGGCGCCGGCAACCACGGGCTTGCACCGAGGTCGTAGCGATGGCCATCCGGACCGAGAAAATGCAGCACGCGCTCGCGGCGCAGTAAATCGTCCAGATTTGCCCGGCGGCAGAAATCGGCCCAGTTCGTGCAGCAGCCCAGGCTGACGTGCTGGCAATGGTCGATCAACTCGCTGGTCGTCGGATCGAGGAAGCTGGTCGCGCGGCCGCCCAAACGGCGCCGAGCCTCGACGAGCGTTACGGCCGCGCCGCGCTCGGCCAGCGCGAGGGCCGCGGCCAGGCCCGCCAATCCTCCCCCGACGACGGCCACGCGCCACGGCCGACCGTCGGCCGACTTCATACGGAGCCCCTTGCGACCGA
This portion of the Pirellulales bacterium genome encodes:
- a CDS encoding zinc-dependent metalloprotease, whose product is MRIRPHSWHALAWLVVATVLLGGPVAATRADEEAKKTEEKDKPAEEAKPAETPDKFPKWDTVTKDHKKLEGLFTLYYNADEQSLLLELRPDQLDKDILFPISVARGAGSLVLGGDTLNFGNQWVLAFRRAAERILVVRRNVQYRAAGGSPQADAVKVSYNDSVISALPIKSQRSPGGPVLIDLADLLMTDLADMGFQPDRSRSTWYNVKVFPDNVEIEVSSVFSLGFFGFFGFFFGFDDVPDARGVQVVMHYGMSMVPEDKGYQPRVADDRVGHFLSVIKDFSKDVNDTPFVRYVTRWQLEKSDPSADKSPPKTPIIFWIERTVPREYRPYVQSGILEWNKAFEKIGFVDAIQVRDQQSNDDFQPEDIRYNAFRWIATGAGFAMGPSRTNPHTGQILDADIIFDESMVRYWRSEYLTTVGLPAGLAALRGANPRAWYRQHAGDLPWVILAEPQLAKLAQDKSAMDALLARNQLGLPAPRSVAGCCSADERCRLGQGMHRQLSLLAAVLMAEGQIEPGGKVPLEYIGQAIKEVTMHEVGHTLGLRHNFKASSIVKLADAHNTELTSAKGLGGSVMDYLPANFAVGGQKQGHYFSPTIGPYDYWAIEYAYKPISGDEAAELKKIASRVAEEDLTFATDDDFASPDPRINLFDLGDPLDYAQQRVQLVEERLKGLAERVVAEGEGWQRARQAVYMLLSELSSAGYLASSYIGGEYTNRDHRGDPNGRTPFEPIPVAKQREAIKFLQEHVLNVDAKAFSPDLLRRLAPEFWSHWGEYGGAEPSVELRYVLSRIQSRIVTRMLDGYVLTTVQEVENHAAPDQEILRLPEVFDAIDQAVWSDLPAEAPAAEQAVNIAALRRDLQRAHIRKLGTMVLGPKSSFGDFYGGMLYYFESPAPPDARSLARLHLKRLGERIKNTVGSPAKLDDLTRAHLEEIDEQITQVLAASLEVNEL
- a CDS encoding GNAT family N-acetyltransferase; protein product: MTLVDIERLNAAQADDLWNLYQQVWWTRERTPQQIQAMLARNELVFGVAEADTGRLVAFARAISDYVFKALVLDVIVDEPLRTQGLGRRIIDRIVHDPRLAQVVHIELYCRPDLVPFYAQWGFTDDLGGLVLLRRRRPL
- the hpnE gene encoding hydroxysqualene dehydroxylase HpnE — its product is MKSADGRPWRVAVVGGGLAGLAAALALAERGAAVTLVEARRRLGGRATSFLDPTTSELIDHCQHVSLGCCTNWADFCRRANLDDLLRRERVLHFLGPDGHRYDLGASPWLPAPLHLAGSLLGLGYLSVRERLGVVRALLQLARSRSSANDPAAPTLAQWLLEHGQTARSIDRFWTPVIVSALSESLDRVALAHARKVFVDGFFAAREAYELTVPRVPLGELYGSRLEARLRELGVEICTAAPVESLVVESGRATGVLLDGGRKLDAAGVICAVSWRRCRELLNAETLAALPALQALDRIESAPITGVHLWFDRPISELPHAVLVGRLSQWMFARGTTRPAESAGPDEHYYQVVISASRELAGRPREVVIAEVRADLEAVFPAARLARLLRWRMVTEQHAVFSVLPGTDAWRPAQATGVPGLFLAGDWTATGWPATMEGAVRSGYLAAEAVLAERGAPQRVLVGDLPRSWLARLVIGSDGIKEAGGDARAPARPDRP